A genomic segment from Bos taurus isolate L1 Dominette 01449 registration number 42190680 breed Hereford chromosome 1, ARS-UCD2.0, whole genome shotgun sequence encodes:
- the ACTRT3 gene encoding actin-related protein T3 isoform X1, which translates to MRLGKEIDKVLFQEFEKHEPCPALYDTFLVQISAPFVDFKGASDNFPQEPGQASRSQGSPSSRETGGGGGGMSYYQLPVVIDNGSGVIKAGLAGSREPQFVYSNIVGRTKGLTCGVEVCVGDQAEQRRSSLSISYPVERGLITSWGDMEIMWKHIYDDNLRLKPCDGPVLITESALNPLANRQRVTEVFFEYLEVPAFFMSVQGVLALFAAGFTTGFVLNSGAGVTQCVPIFEGYCLPHGVQQLDLAGLDLTNYLMMLLKENGIMLLRTSERKIITDIKETYCYVAMNFEEEKAKKADCIEKIYQLPDGKRFKLHNQLFYCPEALFSPSLMHLETPGIDKMCFSSIMKCDADLRNAFFSNIILAGGSTSFPGLEKRLVKDIAKMVPANTPVQVIAPPERKISVWMGGSILASLSAFQDMWITAAEYKEVGSNIVHQRCF; encoded by the exons ATGCGCTTGGGGAAAG aaattgACAAAGTTCTCTTTCAAGAATTTGAAAAGCATGAACCTTGCCCCGCCTTATACGACACTTTCCTGGTTCAAATCTCTGCACCTTTTGTCGATTTCAAGGGCGCATCTGATAACTTCCCGCAGGAGCCTGGACAGGCGT CCCGCAGCCAGGGCAGTCCGAGCAGCCGGGAGacaggaggcggcggcggcggcatgAGCTACTACCAGCTACCAGTGGTGATCGACAACGGCTCAGGAGTGATCAAGGCGGGCCTGGCCGGGTCCCGGGAGCCTCAGTTTGTCTACTCGAACATTGTGGGCCGCACCAAAGGCCTGACGTGCGGCGTCGAAGTGTGCGTGGGAGACCAAGCGGAGCAGCGGAGAAGCTCGCTTTCCATCAG CTACCCAGTGGAACgtggtctcattacttcatggggGGACATGGAGATCATGTGGAAGCATATCTATGACGACAACCTCAGGCTAAAGCCCTGTGATGGCCCAGTTTTGATTACAGAGTCAGCACTGAACCCACTGGCCAATCGGCAACGGGTCACTGAGGTGTTTTTTGAATATCTGGAGGTTCCTGCCTTCTTTATGTCCGTCCAGGGGGTGCTAGCTCTCTTTGCTGCTGGCTTCACAACTGGCTTTGTGCTCAATTCAGGTGCTGGGGTTACCCAGTGTGTACCCATCTTTGAGGGTTACTGTCTGCCTCATGGTGTCCAGCAGCTAGATCTGGCAGGTCTTGACCTCACCAACTACCTCATGATGCTGCTGAAGGAGAATGGCATCATGCTGCTTCGTACTTCAGAAAGAAAGATCATCACGGACATTAAGGAAACCTATTGCTATGTGGCAATGAACTTTGAAGAAGAAAAGGCCAAGaaagctgactgtatagagaagATTTACCAACTACCTGACGGGAAGAGGTTCAAGCTCCATAACCAGCTCTTTTATTGTCCAGAGGCCCTCTTCTCTCCAAGTCTTATGCACCTTGAGACCCCTGGCATTGATAAGATGTGCTTCAGCAGCATAATGAAATGTGATGCAGATCTGAGGAATGCTTTTTTCTCCAATATTATCCTTGCTGGGGGATCAACCTCTTTCCCTGGTTTAGAGAAACGTCTAGTTAAGGATATAGCAAAGATGGTGCCTGCCAACACCCCTGTGCAAGTTATTGCTCCCCCAGAAAGGAAAATATCAGTGTGGATGGGAGGTTCTATTCTTGCATCCCTGTCTGCCTTCCAGGACATGTGGATCACTGCTGCAGAATATAAAGAAGTTGGATCCAATATAGTACACCAGAGATGCTTCTGA
- the ACTRT3 gene encoding actin-related protein T3 isoform X2 yields MSYYQLPVVIDNGSGVIKAGLAGSREPQFVYSNIVGRTKGLTCGVEVCVGDQAEQRRSSLSISYPVERGLITSWGDMEIMWKHIYDDNLRLKPCDGPVLITESALNPLANRQRVTEVFFEYLEVPAFFMSVQGVLALFAAGFTTGFVLNSGAGVTQCVPIFEGYCLPHGVQQLDLAGLDLTNYLMMLLKENGIMLLRTSERKIITDIKETYCYVAMNFEEEKAKKADCIEKIYQLPDGKRFKLHNQLFYCPEALFSPSLMHLETPGIDKMCFSSIMKCDADLRNAFFSNIILAGGSTSFPGLEKRLVKDIAKMVPANTPVQVIAPPERKISVWMGGSILASLSAFQDMWITAAEYKEVGSNIVHQRCF; encoded by the exons atgAGCTACTACCAGCTACCAGTGGTGATCGACAACGGCTCAGGAGTGATCAAGGCGGGCCTGGCCGGGTCCCGGGAGCCTCAGTTTGTCTACTCGAACATTGTGGGCCGCACCAAAGGCCTGACGTGCGGCGTCGAAGTGTGCGTGGGAGACCAAGCGGAGCAGCGGAGAAGCTCGCTTTCCATCAG CTACCCAGTGGAACgtggtctcattacttcatggggGGACATGGAGATCATGTGGAAGCATATCTATGACGACAACCTCAGGCTAAAGCCCTGTGATGGCCCAGTTTTGATTACAGAGTCAGCACTGAACCCACTGGCCAATCGGCAACGGGTCACTGAGGTGTTTTTTGAATATCTGGAGGTTCCTGCCTTCTTTATGTCCGTCCAGGGGGTGCTAGCTCTCTTTGCTGCTGGCTTCACAACTGGCTTTGTGCTCAATTCAGGTGCTGGGGTTACCCAGTGTGTACCCATCTTTGAGGGTTACTGTCTGCCTCATGGTGTCCAGCAGCTAGATCTGGCAGGTCTTGACCTCACCAACTACCTCATGATGCTGCTGAAGGAGAATGGCATCATGCTGCTTCGTACTTCAGAAAGAAAGATCATCACGGACATTAAGGAAACCTATTGCTATGTGGCAATGAACTTTGAAGAAGAAAAGGCCAAGaaagctgactgtatagagaagATTTACCAACTACCTGACGGGAAGAGGTTCAAGCTCCATAACCAGCTCTTTTATTGTCCAGAGGCCCTCTTCTCTCCAAGTCTTATGCACCTTGAGACCCCTGGCATTGATAAGATGTGCTTCAGCAGCATAATGAAATGTGATGCAGATCTGAGGAATGCTTTTTTCTCCAATATTATCCTTGCTGGGGGATCAACCTCTTTCCCTGGTTTAGAGAAACGTCTAGTTAAGGATATAGCAAAGATGGTGCCTGCCAACACCCCTGTGCAAGTTATTGCTCCCCCAGAAAGGAAAATATCAGTGTGGATGGGAGGTTCTATTCTTGCATCCCTGTCTGCCTTCCAGGACATGTGGATCACTGCTGCAGAATATAAAGAAGTTGGATCCAATATAGTACACCAGAGATGCTTCTGA